In Chelonoidis abingdonii isolate Lonesome George chromosome 22, CheloAbing_2.0, whole genome shotgun sequence, one genomic interval encodes:
- the GAL3ST1 gene encoding galactosylceramide sulfotransferase isoform X4, whose protein sequence is MSKQHSSTLCMQSGPTEPWKEREVCREELKPKKRIPIPYSCSSYPAQARVPGVANSTHSPPGQGCLPKLDIMFMKTHKTASSTILNILFRFGEKHRLKFAFPNGRNDFYYPSYFERSQVQDYQPGMCFNIICNHMRFHYQEVRKLLPADTIFLTVLRDPAYLFESSFHYFGRIIPLTWKLQGEDKLAEFLRDPWHYYDPNGFNAHYLQNLLFFDLGYDNNMNANSPLVDQYIQEIDQHFHLVMLLEYFDESLVLLKDLLCWELEDILYFKLNARKDSTVSKMTGELYEKATYWNLIDAKLYRYFNTTFWRKVEAYGWERMARDVAELHRENEKMKSICIDGGRPVDANAIQESSMQPWQPLGQKSILGYNLKKKINKKHRKLCRKMLTPEIQYLTDLGVNLWITKLWSHVREFLKW, encoded by the coding sequence gATTCCTATCCCTTACTCCTGCTCCTCCTATCCTGCCCAGGCCAGGGTGCCAGGTGTGGCGAACAGCACTCACAGTCCCCCGGGGCAAGGATGTCTGCCCAAGCTGGACATCATGTTCATGAAGACACACAAGACAGCCAGCAGCACCATCCTAAACATCCTCTTCCGCTTTGGTGAGAAGCACCGCCTCAAGTTTGCCTTCCCCAATGGCCGCAATGACTTCTACTACCCCTCCTACTTTGAACGCAGCCAGGTCCAGGACTACCAGCCCGGCATGTGTTTCAATATCATTTGCAACCATATGCGCTTCCACTACCAGGAGGTGCGCAAGCTACTGCCAGCTGACACCATCTTTCTGACAGTGCTGCGGGACCCTGCCTACCTCTTTGAGTCCTCCTTCCACTACTTTGGGCGCATCATCCCCCTCACCTGGAAGCTGCAAGGTGAGGACAAGCTAGCAGAATTCCTCCGTGATCCATGGCACTACTATGATCCTAACGGGTTCAACGCTCACTACCTCCAGAACCTGCTCTTCTTTGACCTAGGCTATGATAACAACATGAATGCCAACAGCCCCTTGGTGGACCAGTACATCCAAGAGATCGACCAACATTTCCATCTGGTCATGCTGTTGGAGTACTTCGATGAGTCCCTAGTGCTCCTGAAGGACCtgttgtgctgggagctggaggacATCCTCTATTTCAAGCTCAATGCCCGCAAGGACTCCACTGTCTCCAAGATGACGGGTGAGCTCTATGAGAAGGCCACCTACTGGAACCTAATTGACGCCAAGCTCTATCGCTACTTCAATACCACTTTCTGGCGCAAGGTGGAGGCCTATGGGTGGGAGCGAATGGCCAGGGATGTGGCTGAGCTGCACCGGGAGAATGAGAAGATGAAAAGCATCTGCATCGATGGAGGGCGCCCTGTGGATGCCAATGCCATCCAGGAGTCCTCCATGCAGCCATGGCAGCCGCTGGGCCAGAAGTCCATCCTGGGTTACAACTTGAAGAAGAAGATAAACAAGAAGCACCGGAAGCTGTGCCGCAAGATGCTGACACCCGAGATCCAGTACCTGACTGACCTGGGCGTCAACCTCTGGATCACCAAGCTCTGGAGCCACGTGCGGGAGTTCTTAAAGTGGTAA
- the GAL3ST1 gene encoding galactosylceramide sulfotransferase isoform X3: protein MLQKQQHWRSMCKGLVLGTVLTSFMLLLYSYVIPPLQVSMMEIPIPYSCSSYPAQARVPGVANSTHSPPGQGCLPKLDIMFMKTHKTASSTILNILFRFGEKHRLKFAFPNGRNDFYYPSYFERSQVQDYQPGMCFNIICNHMRFHYQEVRKLLPADTIFLTVLRDPAYLFESSFHYFGRIIPLTWKLQGEDKLAEFLRDPWHYYDPNGFNAHYLQNLLFFDLGYDNNMNANSPLVDQYIQEIDQHFHLVMLLEYFDESLVLLKDLLCWELEDILYFKLNARKDSTVSKMTGELYEKATYWNLIDAKLYRYFNTTFWRKVEAYGWERMARDVAELHRENEKMKSICIDGGRPVDANAIQESSMQPWQPLGQKSILGYNLKKKINKKHRKLCRKMLTPEIQYLTDLGVNLWITKLWSHVREFLKW, encoded by the coding sequence gATTCCTATCCCTTACTCCTGCTCCTCCTATCCTGCCCAGGCCAGGGTGCCAGGTGTGGCGAACAGCACTCACAGTCCCCCGGGGCAAGGATGTCTGCCCAAGCTGGACATCATGTTCATGAAGACACACAAGACAGCCAGCAGCACCATCCTAAACATCCTCTTCCGCTTTGGTGAGAAGCACCGCCTCAAGTTTGCCTTCCCCAATGGCCGCAATGACTTCTACTACCCCTCCTACTTTGAACGCAGCCAGGTCCAGGACTACCAGCCCGGCATGTGTTTCAATATCATTTGCAACCATATGCGCTTCCACTACCAGGAGGTGCGCAAGCTACTGCCAGCTGACACCATCTTTCTGACAGTGCTGCGGGACCCTGCCTACCTCTTTGAGTCCTCCTTCCACTACTTTGGGCGCATCATCCCCCTCACCTGGAAGCTGCAAGGTGAGGACAAGCTAGCAGAATTCCTCCGTGATCCATGGCACTACTATGATCCTAACGGGTTCAACGCTCACTACCTCCAGAACCTGCTCTTCTTTGACCTAGGCTATGATAACAACATGAATGCCAACAGCCCCTTGGTGGACCAGTACATCCAAGAGATCGACCAACATTTCCATCTGGTCATGCTGTTGGAGTACTTCGATGAGTCCCTAGTGCTCCTGAAGGACCtgttgtgctgggagctggaggacATCCTCTATTTCAAGCTCAATGCCCGCAAGGACTCCACTGTCTCCAAGATGACGGGTGAGCTCTATGAGAAGGCCACCTACTGGAACCTAATTGACGCCAAGCTCTATCGCTACTTCAATACCACTTTCTGGCGCAAGGTGGAGGCCTATGGGTGGGAGCGAATGGCCAGGGATGTGGCTGAGCTGCACCGGGAGAATGAGAAGATGAAAAGCATCTGCATCGATGGAGGGCGCCCTGTGGATGCCAATGCCATCCAGGAGTCCTCCATGCAGCCATGGCAGCCGCTGGGCCAGAAGTCCATCCTGGGTTACAACTTGAAGAAGAAGATAAACAAGAAGCACCGGAAGCTGTGCCGCAAGATGCTGACACCCGAGATCCAGTACCTGACTGACCTGGGCGTCAACCTCTGGATCACCAAGCTCTGGAGCCACGTGCGGGAGTTCTTAAAGTGGTAA